In the Oncorhynchus nerka isolate Pitt River linkage group LG2, Oner_Uvic_2.0, whole genome shotgun sequence genome, one interval contains:
- the LOC115132708 gene encoding ATP-binding cassette sub-family C member 4-like isoform X1 gives MEPVKKDAKTNPSATANLFSQVFFCWLNPLFRIGYKRRLEEDDMYKVLPEDGSERLGEELQRHWDHEVQKAAKELRPPKLTKVLIKCYWKPYAVLGIFTLIEEVIKVIQPVFLGKLIQYFENYDPDNMDALYEAFGYAAGVCLSTLILAITHHLYFFHVQRTGMKMRVAMCHMIYKKALCLSSAAMGKTTTGQIVNLLSNDVNKFDEVTIFLHFLWVGPLQAAAVLGLLWVEIGPSCLAGMAVLVILMPTQTMFGRLFSKFRSKTAALTDNRIRTMNEVVSGIRIIKMYAWEKPFSALVNDVRRKEISKIMSSSYLRGLNMASFFAASKIIVFITFTVYVLLGNTISASRVFVAVSLYSAVRLTVTLFFPSAIEKLSETRISVRRIKTFLLLDEIVKSKHGFLQEEKQEPNVEIQDLICYWDTVNVQPLPPRLLNTSQDAPSLQNLSLTVKSEQLVAVIGPVGAGKSSLLSAILGELPHDKGVLKVKGQLTYASQQPWVFPGTIRSNILFGKALHPQKYEKVLRACALKRDMELLPDGDLTVIGDRGATLSGGQKARVNLARAVYQDADIYLLDDPLSAVDAEVGRHLFEQCICGILKNKPRILVTHQLQYLQAANQILVLKEGHMVARGTYSELQRSGVDFTSLLKREEEGPQAPGVETESRSPCSRTLSQNSVVSHTSSIRSVKDGTEQLPAEPVQTVVEESRSDGTIGVGLYVKYLKAGANILVLIGVLLLQFLAQAAYILQDWWLAYWAGEQEKLNVNGTVTIQNGVNVTEQLNLDFYLGIYAGLTGATLIFGFARSLVMFNVLVKAAQSLHNRMFNSILRTPVRFFDVNPIGRVLNRFSKDIGQLDAALPWTFVDFIQIFLQIIGVVAVAASVIPWILIPLVPLIIVFLFLRRYFLQTSRDVKRLESTTRSPVFSHLSSSLQGLWTIRAFRAEERFQNTFDAHQDLHSESWFLFLVTSRWFAVRLDGMCAVFVTITAFGCLLLRDQVEAGSVGLALSYAVTLMGMFQWGVRQSAEVENMMTSVERVVEYTELESEAPWETQKRPPPEWPSQGLITFDRVSFSYSSDGPVVLKDMKAMFRPKEKVGIVGRTGAGKSSLVSALFRLAEPEGRIYIDGVLTSEIGLHDLRQKMSIIPQDPVLFTGTMRKNLDPFSQHTDEDLWNALQEVQLKSVVEELPNKMETVLAESGSNFSVGQRQLVCLARAILRKNRILIIDEATANVDPRTDELIQKTIRDKFRECTVLTIAHRLNTIIDSDRILVLDAGQIHEYDEPYTLLQNHDGIFFKMVQQTGRQEAVALLQSAKQAYNSRSRPSTTNGGVGADGNLVIFETAL, from the exons ATGGAACCGGTAAAAAAAGATGCGAAGACGAATCCATCGGCAACAGCTAATCTTTTCTCACAGGTATTCTTCTG CTGGCTAAATCCTTTGTTCCGCATTGGATACAAACGGAGGTTAGAGGAAGATGACATGTACAAAGTGCTTCCGGAGGATGGAtctgagagactgggagaggaactacagag GCACTGGGACCATGAGGTGCAGAAAGCTGCTAAAGAACTCAGGCCTCCCAAACTCACCAAAGTCCTCATCAAGTGCTACTGGAAACCCTACGCAGTGCTGGGGATCTTTACTCTTATTGAG GAGGTGATTAAGGTGATCCAGCCAGTGTTCTTGGGAAAGCTGATCCAGTACTTTGAGAATTACGATCCTGATAATATGGACGCACTGTATGAGGCCTTTGGCTACGCtgctggtgtctgtctgtccaccctgATCCTGGCTATCACGCATCACCTCTACTTCTTCCACGTCCAGAGGACCGGCATGAAGATGCGAGTAGCCATGTGTCACATGATCTACAAGAAG GCCCTGTGTCTCAGCAGTGCAGCGATGGGGAAAACAACCACAGGCCAAATAGTGAACCTGCTATCCAATGATGTCAACAAGTTTGATGAG GTGACTATTTTCCTGCACTTCCTGTGGGTGGGGCCTCTCCAGGCGGCGGCCGTCCTGGGGCTGCTGTGGGTGGAGATTGGCCCATCATGCCTCGCAGGCATGGCCGTCCTCGTCATCCTCATGCCAACGCAGACCATGTTCGGAAGGCTCTTCTCCAAGTTCAG GAGTAAAACCGCTGCCTTAACTGACAATAGGATCCGCACCATGAATGAAGTGGTGTCTGGAATCAGGATCATCAAAATGTATGCCTGGGAGAAGCCCTTCTCAGCACTGGTCAATGATGTCAGAAG GAAAGAGATCTCCAAGATCATGTCAAGCTCCTACCTGCGAGGCCTCAACATGGCCTCCTTCTTTGCGGCCAGTAAGATCATAGTTTTCATCACCTTCACCGTCTACGTCCTCCTGGGGAACACCATCTCAGCCAGCCGGGTGTTTGTGGCCGTGTCTTTGTACAGTGCCGTCCGCCTCACCGtcaccctcttcttcccctcgGCCATAGAGAAACTGTCTGAGACGCGCATCAGCGTCCGCAGGATCAAG ACTTTTCTCCTGTTGGATGAGATTGTGAAAAGCAAACATGGATTCCTCCAGGAGGAGAAGCAAGAGCCCAATGTGGAGATCCAGGACCTGATTTGCTACTGGGACACGGTGAATGTTCAACCACTGCCACCCAGACTCCTAAATACA AGTCAGGACGCCCCATCTCTCCAGAACCTGTCACTCACAGTAAAGTCAGAGCAGCTTGTCGCTGTCATTGGACCTGTGGGGGCTGGAAAG TCCTCTCTGCTCAGTGCCATCCTGGGGGAGTTGCCTCACGACAAAGGGGTGTTGAAGGTCAAAGGTCAGCTGACATACGCCTCCCAGCAGCCCTGGGTGTTCCCCGGAACCATCCGCAGCAACATCCTGTTTGGCAAAGCGCTCCATCCTCAAAAATATGAGAAGGTCCTGAGAGCCTGCGCCCTCAAGAGG GACATGGAGCTGCTGCCAGACGGGGACCTGACAGTGATAGGGGACAGAGGAGCCACCCTCAGTGGGGGACAGAAAGCTAGAGTGAATCTGGCCCG GGCTGTGTACCAGGATGCTGATATCTACCTGCTGGACGACCCTCTAAGTGCTGTGGATGCTGAGGTCGGGAGACACCTGTTTGAACA GTGTATCTGTGGTATTCTGAAGAATAAGCCCCGCATCCTGGTCACCCACCAGTTGCAGTACCTCCAAGCAGCCAACCAGATCCTCGTCCTCAAGGAG GGTCACATGGTGGCAAGGGGGACGTACAGCGAACTCCAGCGCTCTGGGGTCGACTTCACCTCCCTcctgaagagggaagaggaggggccACAAGCCCCAGGGGTGGAGACTGAAAGCCGCTCGCCATGCAGCCGCACCCTCTCGCAGAATTCCGTGGTCTCCCACACCTCCTCCATACGCTCTGTTAAAGATGGAACTGAACAGCTTCCG GCAGAGCCTGTCCAGACAGTAGTCGAGGAGAGCCGCTCGGATGGGACCATCGGCGTCGGCCTCTATGTCAAGTACCTGAAGGCAGGCGCCAACATCCTGGTGTTGATAGGAGTTTTATTACTCCAGTTCCTAGCTCAG GCAGCATATATTCTGCAGGACTGGTGGTTGGCATATTG GGCAGGAGAGCAGGAGAAGCTCAACGTTAACGGCACTGTGACCATCCAAAATGGTGTCAACGTCACTGAACAGCTGAACCTGGATTTCTACCTCGGCATTTACGCAG GTTTGACTGGAGCAACTCTCATCTTTGGCTTTGCCAGGAGTCTGGTGATGTTCAATGTGCTGGTGAAAGCTGCTCAGTCTCTGCACAACCGCATGTTCAACTCTATCCTCCGGACACCTGTACGCTTCTTTGACGTCAACCCAATTG GAAGAGTCCTCAACCGCTTCTCTAAGGACATTGGCCAACTGGACGCGGCCTTACCTTGGACCTTTGTGGACTTCATTCAG ATATTCCTGCAGATCATCGGTGTGGTCGCTGTAGCGGCCTCCGTCATCCCCTGGATCCTCATCCCATTGGTTCCTCTTATCATCGTCTTTCTGTTCCTGAGACGCTACTTCCTGCAGACGTCACGAGATGTCAAGCGCCTGGAATCCACCA CTCGGAGTCCAGTCTTTTCCCACCTGTCCTCGTCCCTCCAAGGTCTGTGGACGATTCGAGCCTTCAGAGCTGAGGAGAGATTCCAGAACACCTTTGACGCTCATCAGGATCTGCACTCAG AATCCTGGTTCCTGTTCCTGGTCACCTCTCGCTGGTTCGCCGTCCGCCTGGATGGCATGTGCGCCGTTTTCGTCACCATCACCGCCTTCGGCTGCCTTCTGCTCCGAGACC AGGTGGAGGCTGGATCTGTAGGCCTGGCGTTGTCCTACGCTGTGACTCTCATGGGGATGTTCCAGTGGGGGGTACGGCAGAGTGCTGAGGTGGAGAACATG ATGACGTCAGTGGAGAGGGTGGTGGAGTACACAGAGCTGGAGAGTGAAGCACCCTGGGAAACCCAGAAGCGTCCTCCTCCTGAGTGGCCGAGCCAAGGCCTCATCACCTTTGACCGAGTCAGCTTCTCCTACAGCTCAGACGGACCTGTGGTCCTGAAGGACATGAAGGCCATGTTCAGGCCCAAAGAGAAGGTTGGCATCGTGGGCAGGACGGGTGCGGGGAAAAGCTCCCTGGTATCGGCGCTCTTCCGCCTGGCAGAGCCAGAGGGCAGGATCTACATTGACGGAGTTCTGACCTCCGAGATCGGCCTCCATGACCTGCGCCAGAAGATGTCCATCATACCTCAG GACCCAGTGCTTTTCACCGGCACCATGAGGAAGAACCTGGACCCTTTCAGCCAGCACACAGACGAGGACCTGTGGAACGCTCTCCAAGAG GTCCAGTTGAAGTCTGTGGTGGAGGAGCTGCCCAATAAGATGGAGACGGTTCTGGCCGAGTCGGGCTCCAACTTCAGTGTGGGTCAGAGGCAGCTGGTCTGTCTGGCCCGGGCCATCCTGAGGAAGAACCGCATCCTCATCATAGACGAGGCCACAGCCAACGTGGACCCCAG AACAGACGAGTTGATCCAGAAGACGATACGAGACAAGTTCAGGGAGTGCACCGTTCTCACCATCGCCCACCGCCTCAACACCATTATAGACAGCGACCGCATTCTG GTTCTAGATGCGGGTCAGATCCACGAATACGACGAGCCCTACACCCTACTTCAGAACCACGACGGTATCTTCTTTAAGATGGTCCAGCAGACTGGCAGGCAGGAGGCTGTTGCCCTCCTGCAGTCAGCTAAACAG GCATACAACAGCCGGAGTCGTCCCAGTACGACCAACGGAGGGGTCGGAGCGGACGGCAACTTGGTCATCTTTGAGACGGCCCTGTAA
- the LOC115132708 gene encoding ATP-binding cassette sub-family C member 4-like isoform X2 yields the protein MEPVKKDAKTNPSATANLFSQVFFCWLNPLFRIGYKRRLEEDDMYKVLPEDGSERLGEELQRHWDHEVQKAAKELRPPKLTKVLIKCYWKPYAVLGIFTLIEEVIKVIQPVFLGKLIQYFENYDPDNMDALYEAFGYAAGVCLSTLILAITHHLYFFHVQRTGMKMRVAMCHMIYKKALCLSSAAMGKTTTGQIVNLLSNDVNKFDEVTIFLHFLWVGPLQAAAVLGLLWVEIGPSCLAGMAVLVILMPTQTMFGRLFSKFRSKTAALTDNRIRTMNEVVSGIRIIKMYAWEKPFSALVNDVRRKEISKIMSSSYLRGLNMASFFAASKIIVFITFTVYVLLGNTISASRVFVAVSLYSAVRLTVTLFFPSAIEKLSETRISVRRIKTFLLLDEIVKSKHGFLQEEKQEPNVEIQDLICYWDTSQDAPSLQNLSLTVKSEQLVAVIGPVGAGKSSLLSAILGELPHDKGVLKVKGQLTYASQQPWVFPGTIRSNILFGKALHPQKYEKVLRACALKRDMELLPDGDLTVIGDRGATLSGGQKARVNLARAVYQDADIYLLDDPLSAVDAEVGRHLFEQCICGILKNKPRILVTHQLQYLQAANQILVLKEGHMVARGTYSELQRSGVDFTSLLKREEEGPQAPGVETESRSPCSRTLSQNSVVSHTSSIRSVKDGTEQLPAEPVQTVVEESRSDGTIGVGLYVKYLKAGANILVLIGVLLLQFLAQAAYILQDWWLAYWAGEQEKLNVNGTVTIQNGVNVTEQLNLDFYLGIYAGLTGATLIFGFARSLVMFNVLVKAAQSLHNRMFNSILRTPVRFFDVNPIGRVLNRFSKDIGQLDAALPWTFVDFIQIFLQIIGVVAVAASVIPWILIPLVPLIIVFLFLRRYFLQTSRDVKRLESTTRSPVFSHLSSSLQGLWTIRAFRAEERFQNTFDAHQDLHSESWFLFLVTSRWFAVRLDGMCAVFVTITAFGCLLLRDQVEAGSVGLALSYAVTLMGMFQWGVRQSAEVENMMTSVERVVEYTELESEAPWETQKRPPPEWPSQGLITFDRVSFSYSSDGPVVLKDMKAMFRPKEKVGIVGRTGAGKSSLVSALFRLAEPEGRIYIDGVLTSEIGLHDLRQKMSIIPQDPVLFTGTMRKNLDPFSQHTDEDLWNALQEVQLKSVVEELPNKMETVLAESGSNFSVGQRQLVCLARAILRKNRILIIDEATANVDPRTDELIQKTIRDKFRECTVLTIAHRLNTIIDSDRILVLDAGQIHEYDEPYTLLQNHDGIFFKMVQQTGRQEAVALLQSAKQAYNSRSRPSTTNGGVGADGNLVIFETAL from the exons ATGGAACCGGTAAAAAAAGATGCGAAGACGAATCCATCGGCAACAGCTAATCTTTTCTCACAGGTATTCTTCTG CTGGCTAAATCCTTTGTTCCGCATTGGATACAAACGGAGGTTAGAGGAAGATGACATGTACAAAGTGCTTCCGGAGGATGGAtctgagagactgggagaggaactacagag GCACTGGGACCATGAGGTGCAGAAAGCTGCTAAAGAACTCAGGCCTCCCAAACTCACCAAAGTCCTCATCAAGTGCTACTGGAAACCCTACGCAGTGCTGGGGATCTTTACTCTTATTGAG GAGGTGATTAAGGTGATCCAGCCAGTGTTCTTGGGAAAGCTGATCCAGTACTTTGAGAATTACGATCCTGATAATATGGACGCACTGTATGAGGCCTTTGGCTACGCtgctggtgtctgtctgtccaccctgATCCTGGCTATCACGCATCACCTCTACTTCTTCCACGTCCAGAGGACCGGCATGAAGATGCGAGTAGCCATGTGTCACATGATCTACAAGAAG GCCCTGTGTCTCAGCAGTGCAGCGATGGGGAAAACAACCACAGGCCAAATAGTGAACCTGCTATCCAATGATGTCAACAAGTTTGATGAG GTGACTATTTTCCTGCACTTCCTGTGGGTGGGGCCTCTCCAGGCGGCGGCCGTCCTGGGGCTGCTGTGGGTGGAGATTGGCCCATCATGCCTCGCAGGCATGGCCGTCCTCGTCATCCTCATGCCAACGCAGACCATGTTCGGAAGGCTCTTCTCCAAGTTCAG GAGTAAAACCGCTGCCTTAACTGACAATAGGATCCGCACCATGAATGAAGTGGTGTCTGGAATCAGGATCATCAAAATGTATGCCTGGGAGAAGCCCTTCTCAGCACTGGTCAATGATGTCAGAAG GAAAGAGATCTCCAAGATCATGTCAAGCTCCTACCTGCGAGGCCTCAACATGGCCTCCTTCTTTGCGGCCAGTAAGATCATAGTTTTCATCACCTTCACCGTCTACGTCCTCCTGGGGAACACCATCTCAGCCAGCCGGGTGTTTGTGGCCGTGTCTTTGTACAGTGCCGTCCGCCTCACCGtcaccctcttcttcccctcgGCCATAGAGAAACTGTCTGAGACGCGCATCAGCGTCCGCAGGATCAAG ACTTTTCTCCTGTTGGATGAGATTGTGAAAAGCAAACATGGATTCCTCCAGGAGGAGAAGCAAGAGCCCAATGTGGAGATCCAGGACCTGATTTGCTACTGGGACACG AGTCAGGACGCCCCATCTCTCCAGAACCTGTCACTCACAGTAAAGTCAGAGCAGCTTGTCGCTGTCATTGGACCTGTGGGGGCTGGAAAG TCCTCTCTGCTCAGTGCCATCCTGGGGGAGTTGCCTCACGACAAAGGGGTGTTGAAGGTCAAAGGTCAGCTGACATACGCCTCCCAGCAGCCCTGGGTGTTCCCCGGAACCATCCGCAGCAACATCCTGTTTGGCAAAGCGCTCCATCCTCAAAAATATGAGAAGGTCCTGAGAGCCTGCGCCCTCAAGAGG GACATGGAGCTGCTGCCAGACGGGGACCTGACAGTGATAGGGGACAGAGGAGCCACCCTCAGTGGGGGACAGAAAGCTAGAGTGAATCTGGCCCG GGCTGTGTACCAGGATGCTGATATCTACCTGCTGGACGACCCTCTAAGTGCTGTGGATGCTGAGGTCGGGAGACACCTGTTTGAACA GTGTATCTGTGGTATTCTGAAGAATAAGCCCCGCATCCTGGTCACCCACCAGTTGCAGTACCTCCAAGCAGCCAACCAGATCCTCGTCCTCAAGGAG GGTCACATGGTGGCAAGGGGGACGTACAGCGAACTCCAGCGCTCTGGGGTCGACTTCACCTCCCTcctgaagagggaagaggaggggccACAAGCCCCAGGGGTGGAGACTGAAAGCCGCTCGCCATGCAGCCGCACCCTCTCGCAGAATTCCGTGGTCTCCCACACCTCCTCCATACGCTCTGTTAAAGATGGAACTGAACAGCTTCCG GCAGAGCCTGTCCAGACAGTAGTCGAGGAGAGCCGCTCGGATGGGACCATCGGCGTCGGCCTCTATGTCAAGTACCTGAAGGCAGGCGCCAACATCCTGGTGTTGATAGGAGTTTTATTACTCCAGTTCCTAGCTCAG GCAGCATATATTCTGCAGGACTGGTGGTTGGCATATTG GGCAGGAGAGCAGGAGAAGCTCAACGTTAACGGCACTGTGACCATCCAAAATGGTGTCAACGTCACTGAACAGCTGAACCTGGATTTCTACCTCGGCATTTACGCAG GTTTGACTGGAGCAACTCTCATCTTTGGCTTTGCCAGGAGTCTGGTGATGTTCAATGTGCTGGTGAAAGCTGCTCAGTCTCTGCACAACCGCATGTTCAACTCTATCCTCCGGACACCTGTACGCTTCTTTGACGTCAACCCAATTG GAAGAGTCCTCAACCGCTTCTCTAAGGACATTGGCCAACTGGACGCGGCCTTACCTTGGACCTTTGTGGACTTCATTCAG ATATTCCTGCAGATCATCGGTGTGGTCGCTGTAGCGGCCTCCGTCATCCCCTGGATCCTCATCCCATTGGTTCCTCTTATCATCGTCTTTCTGTTCCTGAGACGCTACTTCCTGCAGACGTCACGAGATGTCAAGCGCCTGGAATCCACCA CTCGGAGTCCAGTCTTTTCCCACCTGTCCTCGTCCCTCCAAGGTCTGTGGACGATTCGAGCCTTCAGAGCTGAGGAGAGATTCCAGAACACCTTTGACGCTCATCAGGATCTGCACTCAG AATCCTGGTTCCTGTTCCTGGTCACCTCTCGCTGGTTCGCCGTCCGCCTGGATGGCATGTGCGCCGTTTTCGTCACCATCACCGCCTTCGGCTGCCTTCTGCTCCGAGACC AGGTGGAGGCTGGATCTGTAGGCCTGGCGTTGTCCTACGCTGTGACTCTCATGGGGATGTTCCAGTGGGGGGTACGGCAGAGTGCTGAGGTGGAGAACATG ATGACGTCAGTGGAGAGGGTGGTGGAGTACACAGAGCTGGAGAGTGAAGCACCCTGGGAAACCCAGAAGCGTCCTCCTCCTGAGTGGCCGAGCCAAGGCCTCATCACCTTTGACCGAGTCAGCTTCTCCTACAGCTCAGACGGACCTGTGGTCCTGAAGGACATGAAGGCCATGTTCAGGCCCAAAGAGAAGGTTGGCATCGTGGGCAGGACGGGTGCGGGGAAAAGCTCCCTGGTATCGGCGCTCTTCCGCCTGGCAGAGCCAGAGGGCAGGATCTACATTGACGGAGTTCTGACCTCCGAGATCGGCCTCCATGACCTGCGCCAGAAGATGTCCATCATACCTCAG GACCCAGTGCTTTTCACCGGCACCATGAGGAAGAACCTGGACCCTTTCAGCCAGCACACAGACGAGGACCTGTGGAACGCTCTCCAAGAG GTCCAGTTGAAGTCTGTGGTGGAGGAGCTGCCCAATAAGATGGAGACGGTTCTGGCCGAGTCGGGCTCCAACTTCAGTGTGGGTCAGAGGCAGCTGGTCTGTCTGGCCCGGGCCATCCTGAGGAAGAACCGCATCCTCATCATAGACGAGGCCACAGCCAACGTGGACCCCAG AACAGACGAGTTGATCCAGAAGACGATACGAGACAAGTTCAGGGAGTGCACCGTTCTCACCATCGCCCACCGCCTCAACACCATTATAGACAGCGACCGCATTCTG GTTCTAGATGCGGGTCAGATCCACGAATACGACGAGCCCTACACCCTACTTCAGAACCACGACGGTATCTTCTTTAAGATGGTCCAGCAGACTGGCAGGCAGGAGGCTGTTGCCCTCCTGCAGTCAGCTAAACAG GCATACAACAGCCGGAGTCGTCCCAGTACGACCAACGGAGGGGTCGGAGCGGACGGCAACTTGGTCATCTTTGAGACGGCCCTGTAA